The following coding sequences lie in one Rutidosis leptorrhynchoides isolate AG116_Rl617_1_P2 chromosome 6, CSIRO_AGI_Rlap_v1, whole genome shotgun sequence genomic window:
- the LOC139854747 gene encoding ricin B-like lectin R40G3, whose translation MDRHHHNTPPYHQPPPPPVHHQPPPPVHHQPPPPAVHHVSHQTTHHTPPKYTDNKPTVRFYSKAKSDYSVTIRNGHVVLAPTNPSDHHQHWIKEEKFSTRVKDEEGFPSFALVNKATGQAIKHSVGAEHPVQLVEYNPDKLDESVLWTQSKDLGDGYHAIRMVNNIKLNVDAWNGDKDHGGVRDGTKIYLFKWTKGDNQRWTTAPF comes from the exons ATGGATCGTCACCATCACAACACTCCACcttaccaccaaccaccaccaccaccggtccACCATCAACCACCGCCACCGGTCCACCATCAGCCACCACCACCAGCAGTGCACCATGTATCTCACCAAACCACCCACCACACTCCACCTAAATACACCGATAATAAACCAACAGTTAGGTTTTATAGTAAGGCCAAATCTGATTACTCTGTTACCATCCGTAACGGTCATGTTGTTCTTGCACCTACCAACCCATCTGATCATCATCAG CATTGGATAAAGGAAGAGAAGTTTAGTACAAGAGTGAAGGATGAAGAAGGTTTTCCCTCTTTTGCTCTGGTCAACAAAGCTACTGGTCAAGCAATTAAACACTCTGTTGGCGCTGAACATCCC GTTCAACTGGTGGAATACAATCCAGATAAGCTTGATGAATCGGTTCTTTGGACCCAAAGCAAAGATCTGGGCGACGGTTATCACGCAATAAGGATGGTTAATAACATTAAGCTTAATGTAGATGCATGGAATGGTGATAAAGATCATGGTGGCGTGCGTGATGGCACCAAGATTTATCTTTTTAAATGGACAAAGGGTGATAACCAGAGGTGGACTACCGCTCCTTTCT GA